A genome region from Mycobacterium sp. 3519A includes the following:
- the prcA gene encoding proteasome subunit alpha — MSFPYFISPEQAMRERSELARKGIARGRSVVALAYSGGVLFVAENPSRSLQKVSELYDRVGFAAVGRFNEFDNLRRGGIQFADTRGYAYDRRDVTGRQLANVYAQTLGTIFTEQAKPYEVELCVAEVAHFGETKAPELYRITYDGSIADEPHFVVMGGTTDPITAALNESYSENLGLSDAVKVAVEALKAGANGGAEPRQLGPATLEVAILDANRPRRAFRRITGSALEAVLPVEDSDPKPSDGG, encoded by the coding sequence GTGAGCTTTCCATACTTCATCTCGCCCGAGCAGGCGATGCGCGAGCGTTCGGAGCTCGCACGCAAAGGCATCGCCCGCGGTCGCAGCGTGGTGGCGCTGGCGTACTCCGGCGGCGTGCTGTTCGTCGCCGAGAACCCGTCGCGGTCGCTGCAGAAGGTCAGCGAGCTCTACGACAGGGTGGGCTTCGCCGCCGTCGGCCGGTTCAACGAGTTCGACAACCTGCGTCGCGGTGGCATCCAGTTCGCCGACACCCGCGGCTACGCCTACGACCGTCGCGACGTGACGGGCAGGCAACTGGCCAACGTGTACGCGCAGACGCTGGGCACCATCTTCACCGAGCAGGCCAAGCCGTACGAGGTGGAGCTGTGCGTGGCCGAGGTGGCCCACTTCGGCGAGACCAAAGCGCCTGAGCTGTACCGGATCACCTACGACGGATCCATCGCCGACGAGCCGCATTTCGTGGTGATGGGCGGGACCACCGACCCGATCACCGCGGCGCTCAACGAGTCGTACTCGGAGAACCTCGGGTTGTCCGACGCGGTCAAGGTCGCCGTCGAGGCGCTGAAGGCGGGCGCCAATGGCGGCGCTGAACCGCGCCAATTGGGGCCCGCGACGCTGGAGGTCGCGATCCTGGACGCGAACCGACCGCGTCGCGCGTTCCGCCGGATCACCGGCTCTGCGTTGGAAGCCGTTCTGCCCGTTGAGGATTCGGACCCGAAGCCGTCGGACGGCGGTTAG
- a CDS encoding YqjF family protein gives MAESVTPYAPILPRPRMLRQRWLNLSFLHWAVEPADIAHLYPPGTEPDTFEGRSFVGVVPFQMSLFGTFLETNVRLYSVDQTGRRGVVFLSLDTTRLDIVAGGRWVFGVPYRWARMSYRANGDRRVYTSTLRWPNVMASSSIEVRVGDSLACGPLEHYLTARWGAHVVRAGRTWYVPNEHPVWALRRAELIDFSDDGLLASVGLGELGRRAPDHVAYSDGVAARFGRPVRATTPRAGTPRAR, from the coding sequence ATGGCCGAGTCGGTGACGCCCTACGCGCCGATTCTGCCCAGGCCGCGGATGCTGCGGCAGCGGTGGCTCAACCTGTCCTTCCTGCATTGGGCGGTCGAACCGGCGGACATCGCCCACCTGTATCCGCCGGGCACCGAGCCTGACACCTTCGAGGGCCGCAGCTTCGTCGGCGTCGTGCCGTTCCAGATGTCGCTGTTCGGCACGTTCCTCGAGACCAACGTCCGGTTGTACTCGGTGGATCAGACGGGCCGCCGCGGGGTGGTGTTCCTGTCGCTGGACACCACCCGACTTGACATCGTCGCGGGCGGTCGGTGGGTGTTCGGGGTGCCCTACCGATGGGCCCGCATGAGCTATCGCGCGAACGGCGACCGCCGCGTCTACACGTCGACGCTGCGCTGGCCGAACGTCATGGCGTCGAGTTCCATCGAAGTGCGCGTGGGTGATTCGCTGGCGTGCGGGCCGCTCGAGCACTATCTGACCGCACGGTGGGGCGCGCACGTGGTGCGCGCCGGGCGCACCTGGTACGTGCCCAACGAGCATCCGGTGTGGGCGCTGCGACGCGCGGAGTTGATCGACTTCAGCGACGACGGGCTGCTGGCATCCGTCGGGCTGGGCGAACTCGGCCGACGAGCGCCGGACCATGTGGCGTACAGCGACGGTGTCGCGGCGCGCTTCGGCAGGCCGGTGCGCGCGACCACCCCGCGCGCGGGCACGCCGCGAGCGCGTTGA
- a CDS encoding ubiquitin-like protein Pup: MGQGQTKRGGGGGEDDDLTGSTAAGQGRREKLAEETDDLLDEIDDVLEENAEDFVRAYVQKGGQ, from the coding sequence ATGGGTCAGGGGCAGACCAAGCGGGGCGGGGGCGGCGGCGAGGACGACGACCTCACCGGCAGCACTGCCGCCGGGCAGGGGCGTCGCGAGAAGCTGGCCGAGGAGACCGACGACCTGCTCGACGAGATCGACGACGTTCTCGAGGAGAACGCCGAGGACTTCGTCCGTGCGTACGTCCAGAAGGGTGGACAGTGA
- a CDS encoding threonine/serine exporter ThrE family protein: MPSEQRDVAAPQFVAALGAAMAAANYPVTMVRAVMEQTARAYGLDHEFLALPNYVQVGSPSGEGVYIANPNFTVRYDQSFPLATLVARAPSGTVSPAEGMAELERIRILDNRFPLPITIFGYAVQSVGLALILQPTPWSLYGAAILGLLVGGLSVIGRRVEAIGHMLPTICAFLVALIVFSFENRYHVGTDSLRALAAPLATFLPGAAITLAVIELSTQHLVSGASRLVAGFMQIAQLAFGILIAAQIAGVADTDLVTTQFNRLGPWAPFVGVLVYAIGIWLNYAPPTKFLPWMVLMLYVAYGGQWIGNSVLGSYASGFGGGLTLILFALAISHRPGTPPTMSLVVPGFWLLVPGSLGFMGVTQLLGTHSTAVFTATLISMMSIAVGVQTGLLLWRAAIQLTSTPDRRALHD; this comes from the coding sequence GTGCCGTCCGAGCAACGCGATGTGGCCGCGCCCCAGTTCGTGGCCGCGCTCGGCGCCGCCATGGCCGCGGCGAACTATCCCGTCACGATGGTGCGCGCGGTGATGGAGCAGACCGCCCGCGCATACGGTCTTGACCACGAGTTCCTGGCGCTGCCCAACTACGTGCAGGTGGGCAGCCCGTCGGGTGAGGGCGTCTACATCGCCAACCCGAATTTCACTGTGCGCTATGACCAATCCTTCCCGCTGGCGACGTTGGTGGCGCGGGCGCCGTCGGGTACGGTCAGCCCCGCCGAAGGGATGGCCGAGCTCGAGCGAATTCGCATCCTGGACAACCGATTTCCGCTGCCGATCACCATCTTCGGCTATGCGGTGCAGAGCGTCGGGTTGGCGCTGATCCTGCAGCCGACACCGTGGAGTCTGTACGGCGCCGCGATACTCGGCCTGCTCGTCGGCGGTCTGAGCGTGATCGGCCGTCGCGTCGAGGCGATCGGCCACATGTTGCCGACCATCTGCGCATTCCTGGTGGCGCTCATCGTGTTCTCGTTCGAGAACCGCTACCACGTCGGGACCGACAGCCTGCGCGCGCTGGCCGCGCCGCTGGCCACGTTCCTTCCCGGCGCCGCGATCACGCTCGCGGTCATCGAGTTGAGCACCCAGCACCTGGTGTCCGGTGCGAGCCGGTTGGTGGCGGGCTTCATGCAGATCGCGCAGTTGGCCTTCGGCATCCTGATCGCCGCGCAGATCGCAGGCGTCGCGGACACCGACCTGGTGACCACCCAGTTCAACCGACTCGGTCCGTGGGCGCCGTTCGTCGGGGTGCTGGTGTACGCCATCGGGATTTGGCTGAACTACGCTCCGCCGACGAAGTTCCTGCCGTGGATGGTGCTGATGCTGTACGTGGCTTACGGCGGCCAGTGGATCGGCAATTCGGTGCTCGGCAGCTACGCCAGCGGGTTCGGCGGCGGATTGACACTGATCCTGTTCGCGCTGGCGATATCCCATCGGCCAGGCACACCGCCGACCATGTCGCTGGTGGTGCCGGGCTTCTGGCTGCTGGTGCCGGGCTCGCTGGGCTTCATGGGTGTCACCCAACTGCTCGGCACGCACAGCACCGCGGTGTTCACTGCGACGCTGATCTCGATGATGTCGATCGCGGTTGGCGTGCAGACGGGGCTGCTGCTGTGGCGAGCGGCGATCCAATTGACGTCGACACCCGACCGGCGGGCTCTTCATGATTGA
- a CDS encoding GntR family transcriptional regulator, whose product MSVELVDTGEGATQSNADLAYQIIRERLIMLDIRPSEPINDEGLARQLGFGRTPVREALKRLERDRLVIAYPRRGTFATTVDITDLAHIQEIRRQLEPVVAARAATAASQETKAKLSELADDIAKLDPADDPRTLLRFDVRVHTAIYKASGNPYLEDVLVCQDAHATRIWCLFLDRLSNVAEHVTEHVSLLRAIIDGDAELAAKLAAEHVAGFEKAVRAVL is encoded by the coding sequence ATGAGCGTGGAACTGGTCGACACCGGCGAGGGCGCCACCCAGTCCAACGCCGACCTGGCCTATCAGATCATTCGCGAGCGCCTGATCATGCTCGACATCCGGCCCAGCGAGCCGATCAACGACGAGGGCCTGGCCCGCCAGCTCGGGTTCGGCCGCACCCCGGTGCGCGAGGCGCTCAAGCGGCTCGAGCGCGACCGCCTGGTGATCGCCTATCCCCGCCGCGGCACGTTCGCCACCACCGTCGACATCACCGACCTCGCGCACATCCAGGAGATCCGCAGGCAGCTGGAGCCGGTCGTCGCCGCCCGCGCCGCCACCGCCGCCTCCCAGGAGACCAAGGCCAAACTGTCGGAACTCGCCGACGACATCGCCAAACTCGATCCCGCCGACGACCCGCGCACGCTGCTGCGGTTCGACGTGCGGGTGCACACCGCGATCTACAAGGCCTCCGGCAACCCGTATCTCGAGGACGTGCTCGTCTGCCAGGATGCCCACGCCACCCGCATCTGGTGTCTGTTCCTGGACCGGTTGTCGAACGTGGCCGAGCACGTCACCGAACACGTGTCGCTGCTGCGGGCGATCATCGACGGCGACGCCGAGCTGGCCGCCAAACTGGCCGCCGAACACGTCGCCGGTTTCGAAAAGGCCGTCCGCGCAGTCCTTTAG
- the prcB gene encoding proteasome subunit beta yields the protein MTWPYREQLAIPSPQSGAPSIPVDLSSFSDLLRRQAPELLPINRAASASVVPGDAVPHGTTIVALKFPGGVVMAGDRRSTQGNMIASRDVQKVYITDDYTATGIAGTAAIAVEFARLYAVELEHYEKTEGVPLTFRGKVNRLATMVRGNLGAALQGFVALPLLAAYDLDDPNPEAAGRIVSFDAAGGWNLEEEGYQSVGSGSIFAKSSMKKLYSQVTDGNSALRVAVEALYDAADDDSATGGPDLVRGIFPTAVILQAEGAEEVPETRIAELAREVIESRSRSDTFGPDAQHRSADARGDS from the coding sequence GTGACCTGGCCGTACCGCGAACAGCTGGCCATCCCGTCACCCCAATCAGGAGCACCCTCCATCCCTGTGGATTTGTCGTCCTTTTCTGACCTGCTGCGCCGTCAGGCGCCCGAACTCCTGCCGATCAACCGGGCCGCGTCCGCGTCCGTCGTTCCCGGTGACGCGGTTCCGCACGGCACCACCATCGTCGCGCTGAAGTTTCCCGGCGGTGTGGTGATGGCGGGCGACCGCCGCTCCACCCAGGGCAACATGATCGCAAGCCGCGACGTGCAGAAGGTGTACATCACCGACGACTACACGGCCACCGGCATCGCGGGCACGGCGGCTATCGCCGTCGAGTTCGCCCGTCTCTACGCCGTCGAACTCGAACACTACGAGAAGACCGAAGGCGTGCCGCTGACGTTCCGCGGCAAGGTGAACCGGCTCGCGACCATGGTGCGCGGCAATCTCGGCGCGGCGCTGCAGGGCTTCGTCGCGCTGCCGCTGCTGGCGGCCTACGACCTCGACGACCCGAACCCGGAGGCGGCGGGGCGCATCGTGTCGTTCGACGCGGCGGGCGGCTGGAACCTCGAGGAAGAGGGCTACCAGTCGGTGGGCTCGGGCTCGATCTTCGCCAAGTCGTCGATGAAGAAGCTGTATTCGCAGGTGACCGACGGCAATTCGGCCTTGCGGGTGGCGGTGGAAGCGTTGTACGACGCCGCCGACGACGATTCCGCGACCGGTGGACCAGACTTGGTGCGCGGCATCTTCCCGACCGCGGTGATCCTGCAGGCCGAGGGCGCCGAAGAGGTGCCTGAGACCAGGATCGCCGAGCTGGCCCGCGAGGTCATCGAAAGCCGGTCCCGCTCGGACACTTTCGGCCCCGACGCACAACACCGTAGCGCCGACGCGCGAGGAGACTCGTGA
- the dop gene encoding pup deamidase/depupylase, translating into MQRIIGTEVEYGISSPSDPTANPILTSTQAVLAYAAAAGIQRAKRTRWDYEVESPLRDARGFDLSRSAGPPPVVDADEVGAANMILTNGARLYVDHAHPEYSAPECTDPMDAVIWDKAGERVMEAAARHVASVPGAAKLQLYKNNVDGKGASYGSHENYLMSRQTPFSAVIAGLTPFLVSRQVVTGSGRVGIGPSGDEPGFQLSQRSDYIEVEVGLETTLKRGIINTRDEPHADADKYRRLHVIIGDANLAETSTYLKLGTTSLVLDLIEEGMDLTDLALARPVHAVHVISRDPSLRATVALADGRELTALALQRIYLDRVAKLVDSRDPDPRAAHVVETWANVLDLLERDPMECAEILDWPAKLRLLEGFRQRENLNWSAPRLHLVDLQYSDVRLDKGLYNRLVARGSMKRLVSEQQVIDAVDNPPTDTRAYFRGECLRRFGADIAAASWDSVIFDLGGDSLVRIPTLEPLRGSKAHVGALLDSVNTAVELVEQLTQ; encoded by the coding sequence ATGCAAAGGATTATCGGGACCGAGGTCGAATACGGCATATCGTCGCCGTCCGATCCGACCGCGAACCCGATCCTGACGTCCACCCAGGCGGTGCTGGCGTACGCGGCGGCCGCGGGAATCCAGCGCGCCAAGCGCACCCGCTGGGACTACGAGGTGGAGTCGCCGCTGCGCGACGCCCGCGGATTCGACCTGAGTCGCTCTGCCGGTCCTCCGCCCGTGGTGGACGCCGACGAGGTCGGTGCGGCCAACATGATCCTCACCAACGGGGCCCGCCTGTACGTCGACCATGCGCACCCCGAATACTCCGCGCCCGAATGCACCGACCCGATGGACGCGGTCATCTGGGACAAGGCAGGCGAGCGGGTCATGGAGGCCGCCGCACGGCACGTCGCGAGCGTGCCAGGGGCCGCCAAGCTGCAGCTTTACAAGAACAACGTGGACGGCAAGGGCGCCTCGTACGGCTCGCACGAGAACTACCTGATGTCGCGGCAGACGCCGTTCTCGGCGGTCATCGCGGGCCTGACCCCGTTCCTGGTGTCGCGGCAGGTGGTGACCGGTTCGGGCCGGGTCGGCATCGGACCGTCCGGCGACGAGCCCGGCTTCCAGCTGTCGCAGCGCTCCGACTACATCGAGGTCGAAGTCGGCCTGGAGACCACGCTCAAGCGCGGCATCATCAACACCCGCGACGAACCCCACGCCGACGCCGACAAGTACCGCAGGCTGCACGTGATCATCGGCGACGCGAACCTGGCCGAGACGTCGACCTACCTCAAGCTGGGCACCACCTCGCTGGTGCTCGACCTGATCGAAGAGGGCATGGACCTCACCGATCTGGCGCTCGCCAGGCCGGTGCACGCGGTGCACGTCATCAGCCGCGACCCGTCGCTGCGCGCCACCGTCGCACTTGCCGACGGCCGGGAGCTGACCGCCCTTGCGCTGCAACGCATTTACCTGGACCGGGTGGCCAAGCTGGTGGACAGCCGCGACCCCGATCCGCGCGCCGCGCACGTCGTCGAGACGTGGGCGAACGTCCTGGACCTGTTGGAGCGCGATCCGATGGAGTGCGCGGAGATCCTGGACTGGCCGGCGAAGCTGCGGCTGCTGGAGGGCTTCCGGCAGCGGGAGAACCTCAACTGGTCGGCCCCGCGGCTGCACCTGGTCGATCTGCAGTACTCCGACGTCCGGCTGGACAAGGGGCTCTACAACCGGCTGGTCGCGCGCGGCTCGATGAAGCGGCTGGTCAGCGAACAGCAGGTGATCGACGCGGTCGACAATCCGCCGACGGACACCCGCGCGTACTTCCGCGGCGAGTGCCTCCGCCGGTTCGGCGCCGACATCGCCGCCGCGAGCTGGGACTCGGTGATCTTCGACCTTGGCGGCGATTCACTCGTGCGGATTCCAACCCTGGAGCCGCTGCGGGGCAGCAAGGCGCACGTCGGCGCCCTGCTGGACAGCGTCAACACCGCCGTCGAACTGGTGGAACAGCTCACCCAGTAG